The Bactrocera dorsalis isolate Fly_Bdor chromosome 2, ASM2337382v1, whole genome shotgun sequence region GTAGCTTACGACGGGATCAATAAACTCACCACTTTTATGGGTACTCACGTGTACAGGCCACTGTTTGTCGCTTGTTTACACCGGTCCACCGTTGTCGTTGCGAAATATATGCAcgaaatatattgtattatatatctGTAAGTGTTCATTGCACATTGTCATGAAAGTTTTAATTCAAATCAAAAGTAAGGCAAAACAATAAAAGACAGACACTCGTGATGTGCACACCAGACGTTAgagattatatacatacatacatacaaagaaacatgcagacatatgtatgtttgtatgtttgtgtaaaaataacaaataaataaatcagaTAGTGATACCGGCCGCCGAAATGCAGTGGAGGTtgctgaatatacatatgtatattgagagTCACAAGTCTCGACCACGTGACAGCTGGAATTTCGCAACCAACCAGCCCAAATCAATTGCAACGCTTCGTGCGCGGAAGCAAAAGCCAATGGCAAATTTTCACCACATAACGACTTCAAAGTATTGCTCATTAtatgcgcatatgtacatatatacatacatatatatgtatgtatgtaagcattgGCAGCAAtgtattttataactaaaaaagaAAGCCAACTAATGGCAATTAAAGCGCAAGAAAATCTAAGACTTTACCAAGGGAATGAAAGCGCATAACATAAAAAGTAAGATAGCGCCGGTCTCGAGCGGAATTGCACCATAGAGAGGTTGCTCGGCGAACCGAGATTAGAATACCTCCGCATTCTTCTTCGCGTAGGCGTAGATAATAGCCGAGTTAACCTCTTTCTGTTCACTTTTTAGTGCCGTTTTGAGTTAACAAGTGCAGCCAGGACCTTCTCCACCAGATGTCTCCAACGGATTAAGGATTttactcttcctctgcttcctccgactgcatataatactttcaaagctggtgTGTTCTCATCCATCCAAGCATTCCTACTCATAGGAACATTTAATTAAGCTTCTAGGTATAAAGTAAAAGCGGTTGAAGAGAAATGAAAGCATCAAAGACTTCTGATAAAGCTTCTCAGTCATAAAGGGACTAAgggttttatatttttctcgCTTCTAGTTTTCGCTATAAGTATAACGGAAACCCACAAGCTCTTTAACTACTATATACCCATAGCCTACCAGACAGCAAAGGATGAACTACAAGTGATCCGCTCAATTCTTTAACAAACTCGGGAGTAATTTTTCAATCGTACAAACTATGCACAGTTAGATAACTTACCAAAAAACTGAAAGCCGAAATATTAATAGCTTTAAAGTTCGGGTAGTCCCTATTGTAATAATTATGACTTAAGACTTATCGCTCTAGTTGGTAATTTTTCGATCCGCAGACAGTCAGATAgctttatgaatttttctatgcttgaatctagtactacagataaccatatttagGGCACCGGTGAAGTCGGTTAGCCTCAAGCCAATTGTAGTCCTTCATTCACTTGCTATGGCCGTCTTTTATCCGAAGCTTGttgttcattttcattttacgaagctggtcccaaacccagcgcactatcctgcggaggggatgttcGCTGaatttagctcgctttcaaacggatgttcgttagctacccagaggatacttagtctaagaccgaaagtagtgagctgcttgagccgtaTGAAAAAGAATCCTTTCTGGTCGCTCCCGAGTTGAGTTCTACACATGGCTTCATTCTTCTTATGATATCTGATTGTTAGCCCACTTCCAGTGataagtatatgtacaaattGAAGGTGTGTGGATATGGTTGAACAGATGCACGGTTGAATATTCTATTAATTATTGGTCACCCCCTTTGAACTGTTAGGGGTTTGTCCGTCTATAAGAACTGTCTGGAGACTTAAGTCTATTGACATGGGGAGCAAGATCTCTCGAAGTTTACTCAGATATGCTAATGCGGTTTGGCTCTAAAGGGAGCATCGTAGTTGTTAGTGGTACTCAAAAGTTTTTCCGAACATTTTTTAGACACTTTTGAACGATCTGACGGAAGAAAGGATCGCTGATATTTCCAGTCTATTCTACCCTTGTAAAACATATTACACTAGGGTAAAAAAAATGAGtgatacttacatatatacggaCGTATTTGCCCATATAATGTGAGTAGCAAATGAAAGTGCCAACCGATGGGTTTAACGGTCAAATTTATGCACCAAAACAGCGCGCACACAAACAGCGATCGACATTAAATATGCACACCGATGTTTCGCAATCGATTCTCCGCCGACAGTGACTAACTGCAGACCCGCATGGATCGCAATGCACAGGAAGCATCCGCTGATTAAACGTGAcaccaacagcaaaaacaataagcaaAGTCAAAAGAGTGCAAGGCAACGTGAGCGAATGTGAGAGATTCGAAACCTTGAGCTTGAATAAGTCGATCGGGAATTGAAATGAAGTTCAAATAAGCAAAGAAATTTCCCAACGTTCGCTTTCACGCAGAACAAGCAAAGACATGACAGacaaatgtacatactatatgtacatagtatgtacttGGACATGTAGTTCATCTATATATGGTACATGAgcaatgtgtatatgtatgtattgatcGGTGTGATAAGATAAACAGCAAGATAATAAGTTTTACGCATGGCGGAAATTGAAAATGCGAACTTTTCCTGCGGACCGATAAGGTAAAGCGAATGACTTCTACCTTCAAAGTTACTTGCGTCGATGACTTACATAAATGAGATAAGAAGACAAACCCTTACTAGACTACTTCACTTAGGAGAACACGGATCTTGATCGGACACCTTTAAGCATCAATTCCTACAGGGGCGTCTTTTCGTTCAGtattacgtacatatatttggaaATCGTACATAGATATAGTGAACATATCCcgaaattgcaaatgaaaagcTTGCTCGGCATTGTCAAGCATAAGTTTAGAAAGGTTGTTTTCTCTTGCTATTTGACGGTAGCCATACTGAATCTGAGGGACAATTAAGTCTACAGTCCATACCACGCAGTGTCGATTCGGAGCCGTTAGCAACAACTCGAGCTgaaagcttgtgcaagaactgaagccgctcgacctacccaagcgacatcacttcgctctatggCCTTTAgagaagttccaagaagatccgacgttttcgagccaaattttttatggcgatgaggcccatttctgagTAAGTAAACTTAACTTAATTAATATgaaaaccgactatttgatgcccaAAATTGAAGCtctctcggcgacatttggtttcaacaagacggcgccactgcCCACAAATCGCATCaagcaatggatttattgagagaatttACAAcgatcaatgaatttattgagagaacacttcggtgagcagttaatttcatgttttcgaaaaatgtaaGGGCTAAAgactatgcggacaatcccgcttcgttAGAGGCCTTAAAGCAAAACATTAcgagtgtcattcgccagttacctgTTGAAACGCTCGActgaatcatcgaaaattggactcaagggatggaccatctgaggcTGTAGCTGCGGCTAACATTTgcaagagataatcttcaaagaataaatgctaaataatattattatttcgaataataattaacattccccattaaatttgaagtttctgtactttttcttaaaaaaaaaaatagttaaccTCGAAGTGGATGACCCTTTATAAGAGATCGATGATCCAATAAGTCAAAGTCGTCTTCTGAGCTGTCTGGGATCTAACCTGTTTTGTAGTGATTAATTCGAACTCTGAGCGGCCGGTACATTGGAAATGAAGACGCTCATCTGCTTTTGAAAGTCGTAGTGAACGTGGCGAGTTATATTGGACCCAACCAATGATGTGGTTTTAGTTGCAGCGGCAGAAGGAAGTTAATAAAAGTCTCCATAGCTTCGGCGGTTTGTATGCTCAACGAGGGAGAATTTAATTGACGAACCAATAGTCTAGTACGGAAACAATGCCAGCACAAACTTAATATCAAGCTACGTGAGACGTTCGACTACACTGATCtctcaaataatatttacttaactTCTTATTTATTTCCTACATGTTTATGACTGCAAAACTGTAGTCTTTCATTGTTagcaaattttatagttttccctcttatttgattaaaaatatagcAAGacgttcgttttttttttgtttaactttctGCTCACGTTTTATATTTGAATGTCTGCCACGTGAGTCTACagtattctatttttattgtttcattgTTTATTTGATACAACCCAGAAAAcagttacaaatatttattcgtTTTTCTATTGACAATGTTTTGTTGATAGTTTGGACGAGCTTTTATTTCTCTCGGAAggtttggttttttttgcaTCTTTTTATTGTCAGCTTTCGCAAAGTCTCGTAGTTAATAAGCTTTGGGAAAAATCTGCCAAGATCGCTGCCTCCGAAGCTTTGATTTATCAGCAGAGGCTAGAGTAAGGGTTGATTTTCTGAACTTAAGAGACTACTACCTCAATACTTTCAAGTAGAACAGCATCGTAAGCATAGCAAGGGCTCGCAACGGGTTTTTTCTAGTCACTCTCTGAGCAACTGGACTTTGCTTATAGGTACATGTGTATATAGAGAGATATCCCGTAGATGGCTGTTCAGCTCAAATTTATCGCATTCCGTAGTGTTTACTGGGCGTTGAGAGGCTTGTTAACAATGACAATCGAAATAACTGTGACTGCTATCACTTTGAACGATCAGCCGGCGGCAGCACATGCTAGGTTATCAACACTTGGAACTAGAACGaaatgattgtttgttgtttccacattttatatggtacatatcgtcacctaaaatgcaaaacaacgtataattaaaaaaaattaaattgagttttttattgctaacaattcactacatcatattacatacatatatgtaacatatgtaatattttcagCTTCAGCTGTCAAtatataatcaatatataaccaatatgtaaccaatatataaccaatatgtaactaATATGTaatcaatatataaccaatatataatcaatatgtaaccaatatgtaatcaatatgtaaccaatatataaccactttataaccaaaactcacaATTTGTtccaatatgagtggtttctattatatcgctTTCCTTCGTCTGcaagcttatgaaaagtgttgttatgttattttgtattttagttgaCAATATGTATGTCACGCTTTACAAAAATAGCTGCACATAAAAACTTTATTACTAATTACTTAaatgaaaaactataaaatactAAGTAACAGCAGTTAACGGAGTGCTGATAAgataaattgcaatattttacaaAGTTGAGCAGAGATAACTGCATTTGTAAGTTATCTACTTGAAGTTGTTAGTCTGATCTTGACACTAAAAGTCTCTGAactagatacatacatacgtaacgGGTGTTGCAATAAGGGTGAAATCATTTCTTTCCAAGAATTGTTAATGTTTCTTGTTTAATGTGAAGTACAATCGATGCAAATAAGTTTTAACATCATTTAAATGATCTCCACGACTTCCTTTGtaggaacgaattcgatgaactcAATGTACGAGTATTTTTCCCTTGATTTAGTGGGTACGTCACGTTCAATAtcgacttctaaagcttgaagagagccCGGTTTATTGCTTAAGACCAATGACTACAAACAACCACACAAGAAATAGTcgaatggtgttaaatcacaacttcttggaggccatacaatgtcacaatttcttaaaataatcgaatctccaaacttttcttgcaataattcggttgttgcacgtgctgtgtggcacgtagcgccatcttgttggaaccagatgttgtcatgctcaacttcttccaatttcGGAGAAAAGCAGCTGTTTTAGCGATTGaacgcgacaccttacgccatacCGGTCCCTGTGATCCCCGAATCAgagatctcaatttggagattgaGCAAATAGTAAACCAACACAAGCAGACAAAATGGATGGAGCACCTgaaccggtgtgagtaagctttggacTACTGTCAAAGTTGAAATTTAATGCAATGGACATGCCTCTTTGAACCCAAAggagtgcgcgagctattttagtcGGCAATTTACACTACACCCTTTTGTAGGCAAAGCCAATAATGTTTTACTCGACGGCTGAGCAAAATGCCAGAAGACTATGCACCACTTACTTTCatcgatgaggaggttcagagtCCAAATCCATTGGCTCTGATGGAATTAACATGCAGATGCTACAGCATCTAAGCTCCGCGAAAGAAAGCTATCTTATCTAgatcctcaacctgtcgctgaccTCTTCAAATACCTGATGTGAGGAAAATCGGAAgtgtggtcccactactgaaacctgggaaacccgccagcAAAGGGAAGTCCTATCGTACGATAACTCTCCTTTCCTCAGTAGTGAAAATACTTCAGACCTTGCTACTACCGACCTTCAtacaccacctgagcctagcaaACCACCTTTGTGGACATCGGAAAATCTTTGCTCCCTccaggactgaagaggtggacTATGAACCAACTTGGCGTTCGTCAATCATCCATACTATTTCGAGCTAAAAACTCAAAACTGAGAAAAATTAACAGAGGAGTTCCgcaaggtatttttttttttaaattgttttcaagtatttttctcCACCATAAAAAGGGTTAAACTATTATTATATAGGGGAAAAATTCGATtacgttttaaaatttaattgtaaatattaaaaatttagtaagTACGAAACACGCAAATATattaaatctgaaaaaaaatttaatttttaattatattcttgggattaaatttattttccactATGCTATTTTTCTTAAATCGCATTGTTGGGCAaatcattatcgattgatagaaaatattaaatgtattagaaataattaatattatatatatatatatacatatatgtatattattactaaatgtatacaacatttttttacttgGAATTATTTGTCATaagattaaaatttataaattacacgttcaattttttttactaccaATGTTTCTCATGCAGGTTAAAGCTGTGTTTCATACACACGACAAACGGAATACACTCAAGCGTTgccaataatttatatatttgcttttgagCAGCAGCACactaaaaaattgttcatacaggtatatatattataaaacgttattaaataaatatacatttttaaaaaagaattaaatataattacttgAACAGTAAATATTAAAGTTATAGAGAACATATTGTTGTAAATGCGTGGAATTTCATTGCACGAACAGACAGTGGCAACGTGaagacattttaaaaaaatggcGCAGTAACGGCTCTGTGGAGGCCAAACACAAGCTTCAGAGAATCgaagataattttttatatcaacaaAAATTGGTTCTAGatcaagaaattataaataactgCTGTGATATGTAAGTGCtgcgttaaatatatatattgagcATAATacgaatattaatatattttaaaaagtgatGTGCGTACAAAGGAATTGACAAATTGTTTTGTAGTTGTGTTTGCTTCGTGTTTATCTCCTATAAATATGTGATTTTTGCGTCGCTTCGCTTATaatcgtatttttttattttttctcaatatatacacaaatttcaACATTGATATGAATATATACTAACCAAGTTGTATCCCTGCAGGACATCCGATTGCTTTAATATAAGCGAATTCTCGGAATATCTTGACGATACCGATGGTCATCGCTTGGCACagtttttgcagaaaaaaagtGGTGCGGTGCGTAATGgtgtgaaacaaattttcgaTACTGAACCACAGAGATTTAGTTTAAATGTACGTCTGAAGCGCATAAGTTCACCACCAGTGCCAACAGCTGAGGTTGAAAATGAAAGTGAATGTGTCATACCAGAAACGCAGGATGCGGATAAAGAGAACGATGTTCAAAATAAAGAACATAAGGAGTTGGAATTGTCTCCTGAACAAGAAGTGTTGCAGCAAAAGGCTTCACAAGTAAATGAACCACAATCACTTGTAACTGTAGATGAATCATTAAATACTGAGCAGAATGGAAGGCTTTCTAATTCTTCTGTACCAGTTGTGTTACCAATGGCTAACAATAAAACTTGTCCTGAAACTAAAAGTATGGTAATATCACCTGTGAAATCACCAACGGAGCAATGTACAATAGGACCTAAAGTAAGAAGTCCATCGAAAATATCAGAAGCTTTGCAGCTCTCAATTCTAGCAGAAGAAAATGAACCAAATAAACAAATGGAAGAACCACTATTGCCAATGATCCCAGTTTCTCCACAGCTATTGGAAGGACCCAACCTACGGGAAAAGCTAGCAGTTAGCGCTAGGTCTGGCACATTTCAACAATCAAAAATACCATGCCCTATTATACCAAAAACACCACGATCAAAGTTGTCGCGTAGTGGTGGTCTTCGAAGTGGCGATCGACTCCGTCGACAAGTGTTGAAACGTATCTCAAATCTAGAAAACAACGGTCGCCGAACTTTACTTTCGGAATTCGAAAGTACACTTTGCTCATCGGACTTTGTAAGTATTAGGGGTTAGGGGTAGACAAATtaagtaattatttaaaattataaaatcatagCATTAATAAATAGGTTTTCGGCTGAACTTTATagtacttaaaaataataataattttaaaagaaatacatGCTACTTGTTGTTACTAATCCTTGTGAATTCATCCAAAAtcgaaagcaaacaaaatagttttaaaaatattttcggggGGAAAACAACAGTTAATTAGTTGAGTATTAGCCAGTttagaaaacataatttttggagaaaatagcATTTGAAGCATTACACGAACGTCCCATAGCGATCGATATGTATATTGAGTAACTCGAAAAGTATCTGTCGGAAATACTTCAAATTTTCAGATAACATTTATAGGATGAAtcagtttaatttgaaaattctgactgcCCCTAACCCCATAgcagaaaatttttgaactgaACTTAGCCTTAATAAAATTTATCGTTTTTAGTCGCCAGCAATATGCAGTACACCAATGCATCATACACCACctgcaaatatattaaaaacaccACCACGGATAAATAATTCACTAAATAGGCCGAAAACACCGGAAATAGATGCTTGCATTCCAAATAAAGAATCATTGCAACACACACAAAATAatgcagcacaacaacaacaacaggagcCATTAATAAAAGATATGGTTGAAGCACTAGaagagacaataaaaaaactcaaaagttttgaaaatccTCCACACACACTCGTTACGCCCGAGTCTACTATAAATACCACAGATTTGCAGCTGCcacaaaaacaattacaacaagCACTTGTTCCGGCATCAACTGATAACGAAGTTGTTAAAAGTAATATGACTGCTACCGAGGCTTTGCTCCAGGAAGTGCAAAAGACACTGACTGATTTAAGGCACTCAAATTTACAAGCACCAAAAATAGTTATACCCGTAAATCAGACTTTTAACAATGCGCAACCAACACCAGCAGCAGACAAACAGATAGGTGGAAAGGAAACTAATCCTGAATGTGAGGGCGATAAAGTAACGCAGTCCGAGGCGCAGGCCAATCAAACAACCGGTGCAATATCACGCAACAATATACACGGCGTCACATTCTCGCATTCACATTGTACACAGCATCATACAATAACAGCGGCAAATTTGAATGGTGCCAGCAATTTCAATAGTCCTAAACATCCCATAAATCACCCTACTTTTACGTgtaacaacacaacaacaaaaactaatctACCGACAGACTCAGTACAATTTAAGAATGTAACAAGACCCTCCGGTAATCAAGAGGCTGTTGCCGACAACAGCAAACCAAACACAACAGCAGTCAATTCGATATTGCTAAACGAAAGCAATAAGCGTCGAATTACGCGCTCAGCTCATTTGGAAGCCAATTTTGTTAAACCACAAAGTTTTGTCAATCATGATGCCTCCACATGCACAACATTAAATAATAGAACAAAAGTTCCCACTGAAACTGCAAATAAAGCGCCTAGCACTATGCATTCACTTACAGAGAAAACAATGTCACAGCTTTTAACTGATGATGAAGATGAGGAGGCAGATATGCATTACACTGTGAATAAAAGGCTAATCTTACGTAAAAGTGGCCCACTTAATCTGGCCACTGAAAAACCACGGACGACGAAGCGTAATCGGCGGACAATTAAACGCACATTGCGAACACGTGTTCACCAATCATCCACCAAAGCGTTCGCGTCATCACCATTACTCACAAGTGATACGGAAACCGAATCAGGACCACCGCCAGCGCATCCACTTAATTTGCAACACGTTAAACCTGTCGAACATATAAAAGTACAACAATTAAGGCGACGACGACCCTTAAATAAAGCACCAAGTACACCGAAAAACGGCGAACTCTTTGCCGATGAGTTGAAAGCGCATTTGGCACGTCTAACAAATCATGAAATTCTTGATTTGCGCAAACGCAATTCGATGGGTTTAATGAATGGTAAACGTTTGCGAAAATCGTCAGGTGCCAACAAACAGGCCCTCgagcagaaattgaaaattgaagaaGAAATTCAATTGGAAATTTTGCGTCGTGAATTATTGGGTAACACTGAGGGTTTACGGGGAGAGGTGCAGCAGCAAACGGATTACGATGagataaatcaaaacaaagttaGTACGGTCGAGTCGCCACTAGCGACTGAAGTAGTTGAGGTAATTAAAGAAATCATCTTAGATGAACTGCCACAAGCACCTGCAGCATTCAAGGATAATACTATTATTGCTGCAGACGGTGCTTTCTTGGACAATGCAACTATAACACCGGCACTATTAAAGGATAATACTGCAGGTGGAGTGGCTACAAGAACTGAGGATAACTGTGATGCTGCTGTTGCAGTTTTGGAAACTGAGAATAATGTGGTAGATGCTACAGTTACGCCTGATGTTCCTGAACCGTTTAAAGATAATTCTTGTGTCGATATTGCTGCACCTAACGCAGTTAATACTAACGACCATGAAAACGCACTGCACCAAACACTCCTACAATTGACACAGCGCGTATGTTATAACAACTCATTAGTTGATGACTCGAGTAGTGAACGTATTACTTTTGTTCAAACCAAAGTTAATAATGTTCAAAATACGACAAAGGCGAGAAAAACGCGTCAACGAAGCAAACATTCAGAAGCGTTGGTAAGTGAAATCACAATTTAGCGGTAATGTGTAAGCTTTTTTTGAATTGCATATCTTAATGTTCAAGTGTTAAAAATCGTAGAAGAAAGTACGGTTAACCGTGTCAATCTCTTTACGTGTACGTGTGTCTCAATCTCTTAGAAACGACTTTTTGGCATGTGCGGTATTGTTATCCAATGTTTATGAGAACACACAATTGTAgcgcaaagttttttttttcagtgttttaATATAACcagtgaataattttatttcgcaAATATGATGCAAGGGTActcaaaatcatatatttatattctgaaccgggtatattaagtttgccacgacgTTTCCCTTAATCCTCTTATGATATAGGAAATACACATGTAAATGCTATTATAGCTTTAGTAGAGTCGAAGTTACCGTTTTTCTTGTTTACCGTAAATATGTGAGAAACGTACTTAAcctcaaataatattttgccatTTACAAGTTGGTATAATCGTGCTGTccgtttaaaatacatttttatggtattcactttcattttatatataaaaatgaaacgctATTTCGTTGTGTGTTCTCATAGCGCCCGTACCACAACACGGAAAGATAtgaaaatttgcacaattcTTCGTTTATTCATGTTAAAGGTCCTTACGGAGGCCTTTATTACAGATTCGATGAAATACttgtaaatttcaattaaaaaaatctgtttgtaaaataaatttcaaactcgaaaaaaatattatgacgaaaaattgcaaattaaatttagtatatcacaataatatatattcacttgtaaaaatattttgcttaattttagcCTGAAgtaacaagaaaatattttcaattagaaGAAAGTATTAAAACACGCCGCGAGTATAACAAGTCCAAGCGTTCGCTGTACAATAAAGGTGATTCGTTTGACGAAGATAGCGAGGCTTCAGATAGTGaaaaagataattttcaaaaaaattcgacACTAACGGAGCCAATACCACCGCCACCAGCTATCTCACCGCTAAGCAATATACAAATACCATCACCGCCGCCGCCACTGAGCTATTCGAGTGTTTCCACATTTGTACTGCCGAGCTTGCCAACGGAAGAATTTGTTTTGCCGCCAACGCCATTTTCCGACAAACCAATGGATATTAGTGCGAATGGTGCAAAGGCCGACACATTATCCGCGGCGTCTAATAATACCGCTGCCACCACAGTTGTATGCCAAAAGGATGATGAACTGTTCAAAAAGCCCACAAAGCTTGCGCCACGTGTTTCACGTAAACGAAGGCCACAAGATTCAAAAACTTACATCTCCAGCAATGTGAATCAAACTGAGCGCACAGATGACACCGAAGGTAAGtgccacttttattttaatacactcGAAATATCTAATTTCTTAGCAactatttgatttcatttacataaaaataaattttggtttgCACTACACAGGCTTACGTCGATCGAAACGCGCGCCGAGTACTTCCGATTGGAA contains the following coding sequences:
- the LOC105222494 gene encoding uncharacterized protein LOC105222494, which produces MTSDCFNISEFSEYLDDTDGHRLAQFLQKKSGAVRNGVKQIFDTEPQRFSLNVRLKRISSPPVPTAEVENESECVIPETQDADKENDVQNKEHKELELSPEQEVLQQKASQVNEPQSLVTVDESLNTEQNGRLSNSSVPVVLPMANNKTCPETKSMVISPVKSPTEQCTIGPKVRSPSKISEALQLSILAEENEPNKQMEEPLLPMIPVSPQLLEGPNLREKLAVSARSGTFQQSKIPCPIIPKTPRSKLSRSGGLRSGDRLRRQVLKRISNLENNGRRTLLSEFESTLCSSDFSPAICSTPMHHTPPANILKTPPRINNSLNRPKTPEIDACIPNKESLQHTQNNAAQQQQQEPLIKDMVEALEETIKKLKSFENPPHTLVTPESTINTTDLQLPQKQLQQALVPASTDNEVVKSNMTATEALLQEVQKTLTDLRHSNLQAPKIVIPVNQTFNNAQPTPAADKQIGGKETNPECEGDKVTQSEAQANQTTGAISRNNIHGVTFSHSHCTQHHTITAANLNGASNFNSPKHPINHPTFTCNNTTTKTNLPTDSVQFKNVTRPSGNQEAVADNSKPNTTAVNSILLNESNKRRITRSAHLEANFVKPQSFVNHDASTCTTLNNRTKVPTETANKAPSTMHSLTEKTMSQLLTDDEDEEADMHYTVNKRLILRKSGPLNLATEKPRTTKRNRRTIKRTLRTRVHQSSTKAFASSPLLTSDTETESGPPPAHPLNLQHVKPVEHIKVQQLRRRRPLNKAPSTPKNGELFADELKAHLARLTNHEILDLRKRNSMGLMNGKRLRKSSGANKQALEQKLKIEEEIQLEILRRELLGNTEGLRGEVQQQTDYDEINQNKVSTVESPLATEVVEVIKEIILDELPQAPAAFKDNTIIAADGAFLDNATITPALLKDNTAGGVATRTEDNCDAAVAVLETENNVVDATVTPDVPEPFKDNSCVDIAAPNAVNTNDHENALHQTLLQLTQRVCYNNSLVDDSSSERITFVQTKVNNVQNTTKARKTRQRSKHSEALPEVTRKYFQLEESIKTRREYNKSKRSLYNKGDSFDEDSEASDSEKDNFQKNSTLTEPIPPPPAISPLSNIQIPSPPPPLSYSSVSTFVLPSLPTEEFVLPPTPFSDKPMDISANGAKADTLSAASNNTAATTVVCQKDDELFKKPTKLAPRVSRKRRPQDSKTYISSNVNQTERTDDTEGLRRSKRAPSTSDWNGHALLKSLFNLTSLNKTKKKPTNRTSSSSSNASRGGDLSTPVASSTVNDANVKKRTRKPKKTVIAQAPAFSYLGDTNITSSTVHSQQNTESDALSAQLEAIPETSIETDDHAAVVASSMAVAPAPNDNNLPCTSTSIINKNIKTTTKTKETTTNRNKKTGATGKQTAIPKKRGRPRKAVTGAKKNQQQQQQEEADAVEAAEQIPDDDTANRTGLLECSRVYLPPPPSLEELNEMFDELKNAANNLSDGETMPNGAESSTSTPTTDSNVRLRPVRVRLRRLRTRDISAATSSSAATSSASTSTANSESKQTTESNRKELLEWLKNVSHLQSATNERQVFMDMRPSTAGKLFFTDLEGIDYAFYDTDDKCSLGYLRFKPLQCKPSKRAKKYHLHFVVLTGSFEISTERESANFGVGDMVAINIGRRYKITNLENDIGVLMVIKK